One window from the genome of Ananas comosus cultivar F153 linkage group 13, ASM154086v1, whole genome shotgun sequence encodes:
- the LOC109719149 gene encoding biogenesis of lysosome-related organelles complex 1 subunit 1, which yields MERARVEGGGLESSLLQIVHEHQHRALRIRDQTDKAKKEALKNAFRVSDLLVNVVNGGVEETFINEKRIELEIRALLGTIMRYKKQMDQWLAASHAVNSVLKEIGDFENWMKIMDFDCKSINAAIHNIHQM from the exons ATGGAGAGGGCGAGGGTGGAGGGTGGAGGCTTGGAATCGTCGCTTCTCCAAATCGTTCATGAGCACCAACACAGAGCCCTTCGAATCAGAGATCAAACGG ATAAAGCAAAGAAGGAAGCTTTAAAAAATGCTTTCCGTGTTTCCGATCTTCTGGTCAACGTAGTTAATGGTGGAGTCGAGGAGACATTCATAAATGAGAAGCGTATTGAACTTGAAATTCGTGCTTTACTTGGTACTATCATGAGATATAAGAAGCAGATGGATCAATGGCTTGCTGCTTCTCATGCAGTTAATTCCGTTTTGAag GAGATTGGAGACTTTGAGAACTGGATGAAGATTATGGACTTTGATTGTAAAAGCATCAATGCTGCAATCCACAATATTCATCAGATGTGA
- the LOC109719216 gene encoding cationic peroxidase 1-like → MASKYAYSYSLAFFFIATIVSAQLSSTFYDTSCPGAFHIIKYIVNDAVAKEKRMGASLLRLHFHDCFVNGCDGSVLLDDTPTFTGEKTASPNNNSIRGFDVIDTMKSHVEAICPQVVSCADILAVAARDSVVALGGPSWTVQLGRRDATTASFSAAKSDIPKPTFDLSALISSFSNKGLSTADMIALAGAHTIGQARCISFRNRIYNETNIDSSLATSLQSNCPSSGGDNNLSPLDASTPTVFDNYYYKNLVNNKGLLHSDQQLYDGGSTDSQVTTYSQNMVKFYTDFAAAMVNMGNISPLTGSSGEIRTNCRKTN, encoded by the exons ATGGCCTCCAAATATGCTTACTCATACTCTCTGGCCTTCTTCTTCATTGCTACAATAGTTTCAGCTCAGCTATCATCGACGTTCTACGACACGTCATGCCCCGGAGCATTTCACATAATAAAATACATTGTCAATGATGCGGTTGCTAAAGAGAAACGCATGGGAGCTTCGTTGCTTCGACTTCATTTCCACGATTGCTTCGTCAAT GGTTGCGATGGATCCGTGCTGCTGGATGACACCCCCACCTTCACTGGTGAGAAGACTGCCTCACCCAACAACAACTCCATACGAGGATTCGATGTGATCGACACCATGAAATCTCATGTCGAGGCGATATGCCCACAAGTCGTGTCATGTGCTGATATCCTAGCTGTGGCTGCTCGCGATTCTGTTGTTGCG TTGGGTGGACCTTCATGGACTGTTCAACTAGGAAGAAGAGATGCGACAACCGCAAGCTTCAGTGCAGCAAAAAGTGACATCCCTAAGCCGACTTTTGATCTTAGTGCTCTAATATCATCCTTCTCAAACAAGGGTTTAAGTACAGCAGATATGATAGCTCTCGCAG GGGCCCATACAATAGGCCAGGCTCGATGCATCTCATTCCGGAACCGTATCTACAATGAGACCAACATCGACTCGTCCCTCGCCACCTCCCTGCAGTCCAACTGCCCCTCATCAGGCGGAGACAATAATCTCTCCCCTCTTGACGCATCAACCCCAACTGTTTTTGACAATTACTACTACAAAAATCTGGTGAACAATAAGGGCCTGTTGCACTCAGATCAGCAGCTCTATGATGGCGGCTCAACCGACTCACAAGTCACAACCTACTCTCAGAATATGGTTAAGTTCTATACTGACTTTGCTGCCGCCATGGTGAATATGGGGAACATTAGTCCTCTCACTGGATCTAGTGGGGAGATAAGGACCAACTGTCGGAAGACTAATTAA